A stretch of DNA from Halorubrum sp. BOL3-1:
CCGAGACCCGACCGTCGAGGGCGTCACGACGTCCAGAACCCCTTCGTGAACAGCACGAGCACCGGGATGATCTCGATCCGCCCGATCCACATCAGGACGATCATCACGGCCCGCGTCGTCATCGGGAAGGTCGCGAACGTCCCGTATGGTCCCGCGTCGCCGAACGCCGGACCGATGTTGAGGAACGTCGTCGCCGCGGCGCCGAGCGCCTCGAACTCGGTGACCGGGGCGTCGCCGCGCTCGGCGTCGACGACGATCACGACGGCGAGCAGGAAGAAGATGACGAGGCTGAGGAGGAGGTACGCGTAGATGTCGCGGATCGCCTCCTCGTCGATCGGCTTCCCCGAGATCCGGACCGGCCGCACCGCCTCCGGGTGGGAGGCGGTGTAGAGGTTCCGCCGGAACGACTTCAGCGCGACCAGCCACCGCAGCGACTTGATCGAACAGGTGGTCGACCCGACCATCCCGCCGATGAACATCCCCATGAACAGCATGTGCTTGGCCGCGGGCGCCCACTGCACGTAGTCGGTGCTGGCGTACCCGGTCGTCGTCACGAACGAGGCGACGTTGAAGACGGCGTGGCGTATCGTCCCCTCGGCGCCGAAGGTGCTTCCCGGGTCGAGGAACAGGCCGACCGCGACGATCGACGCGAGCGCCCCCATCGCGCCGAGGTAGAAGTGGAACTCCTCGTTGCGGAGGAGCCGCATCGGCTCGCCGTTGATGGCGAAGTAAATGAGGACGAAGCTCGTCGACCCGATCACCATGAACGGGACGACCGCCCACTGGATGAGCGGGTGAAAGGCGCCGACCGAGAGCGGCTCCGGCGAGAAGCCGGCGGTCGCGACCGACGTGAACGCGTGGGCGACCGCGTTGTACAGGTCCATCTGCGGGTCGACGGCCAGCCCGAGACCGAAGTACACGAGGACCGCGAGCGCCGTGAGACCGACGTAGATCCCCCAGATGAGCCGGGCGGTCTGTGAGATCTTCGGCGTGAGCTTGTCGATGTCCCGCGTCTGCGTCTCCGACTCCATCAGCTGTGCGCCGCCGACCCCGATCTCCGAGAGGACCGCCGTCGCCAGGATGAGAATTCCCAGTCCGCCGAGCCACTGGATCACCTGACGCCACATCAGCACGGACCGCGAGTGGAGCGAGAAGTCACGTAGGACGGTCGCGCCCGTGGTCGTCAGGCCGCTCATCGACTCGAACATCGCGTTGACGGGGTGCGCGACGGTGCCCACGCCGGCGACGACGAACGGGATCGCGCCCACCCCGGCGACGAGCAGCCAGATGAGCGCCACCGCGAGGAACGCCTCGCGCGGGCCGAGGTTCACCTCGGGGTCTTGGACCCGTTGAAACCCGGCACCGACCGCGAGCGTGACGCCGACGGCGACGAGGAAGGGGAGCGGCGACTCGCCGTAGTAGAACGACAGGAGGAGCGGGAACGACAGCGGGACGGCGAGGTACGTGAGGACGTCGCCGGTGAGTCCGAGGCTGGCCTGCCAGCCGACCCGTATCCGCGTTCGCCCGGACATCTCAGGCCATCGACGCGATCGCGCTCACCGAGTCGGACTCGACGAGGAGGATGACGTGATCGCCCGGTCGTAACACGGTGTCTCCGCGGGGCGTGACGAGCGCGTGGTCGCGGGTGATCGCCCCGATGACGAACCGCACGTCGGTGCCCGCGACTAGCTCCGAAATGGGTCGCCCGACGAGTCCGCAGCCCTCGGTGAGCTCGAGTTCGAGCACCTCCGCCTGGTCGTTCTCCAGCACGGCGATGTTCTCCGCGACGCTCTCGTAGGTGAACCGCGTGATCTCCTCGGCGGTCAACGTGCGGGGGTTGACCGCGATGTCGATGCCGATCTCCTCGAACACCGTGACGTAGTCGTAACTGTCGACGACCGCGATCACGCGGTCGACGCCGAGCCGCTTGGCGAGCACGGAGATGAGGAGGTTCTTTTCGTCGGAGCGGAGCGCGGTGACGACGATGTCGGCCTCGTCGACGTGCTCGCGCGAGAGGAACTCAGTGTCGGTCGGGTCGTGTTCCATCACGACGGTGTTCGGGAGGTTCTCCGCGAGCCACCGGGCGCGCTCCGCGTCCCGCTCTATCAGCCGCGGCTTGAAGTTGCGCTCTTCGAGCAGCCGAGCCGTCTGGTAGCCGATCTCGCTGCCGCCGACGATCGCGATCTCGTCGGCCCGGTCCGGTGTCGTCTCCGGCGCCACGTCGGTCGCGAACGCCTGA
This window harbors:
- a CDS encoding TrkH family potassium uptake protein, encoding MSGRTRIRVGWQASLGLTGDVLTYLAVPLSFPLLLSFYYGESPLPFLVAVGVTLAVGAGFQRVQDPEVNLGPREAFLAVALIWLLVAGVGAIPFVVAGVGTVAHPVNAMFESMSGLTTTGATVLRDFSLHSRSVLMWRQVIQWLGGLGILILATAVLSEIGVGGAQLMESETQTRDIDKLTPKISQTARLIWGIYVGLTALAVLVYFGLGLAVDPQMDLYNAVAHAFTSVATAGFSPEPLSVGAFHPLIQWAVVPFMVIGSTSFVLIYFAINGEPMRLLRNEEFHFYLGAMGALASIVAVGLFLDPGSTFGAEGTIRHAVFNVASFVTTTGYASTDYVQWAPAAKHMLFMGMFIGGMVGSTTCSIKSLRWLVALKSFRRNLYTASHPEAVRPVRISGKPIDEEAIRDIYAYLLLSLVIFFLLAVVIVVDAERGDAPVTEFEALGAAATTFLNIGPAFGDAGPYGTFATFPMTTRAVMIVLMWIGRIEIIPVLVLFTKGFWTS
- the trkA gene encoding Trk system potassium transporter TrkA, which encodes MRVVIIGAGEVGTSIAGSLAPDHEVVVIDIDPDRAEQIKYDYDVLTIAGDGTTSTVQTDAKVGDADMLIACTDNDQTNLVACGTAKTLGDGFTIARVKSTDFLRTWEGNEGAFGVDFMVCTDLLTAENIVRVIGLPAAIDVDPFASGLVQMAEFEIAAESPVAGQTVSEADRFESLTFVGLFRDDEMTIPRGDTDIRVGDRAVVVGSPESVQAFATDVAPETTPDRADEIAIVGGSEIGYQTARLLEERNFKPRLIERDAERARWLAENLPNTVVMEHDPTDTEFLSREHVDEADIVVTALRSDEKNLLISVLAKRLGVDRVIAVVDSYDYVTVFEEIGIDIAVNPRTLTAEEITRFTYESVAENIAVLENDQAEVLELELTEGCGLVGRPISELVAGTDVRFVIGAITRDHALVTPRGDTVLRPGDHVILLVESDSVSAIASMA